The DNA region GTGCCGCAGTCCGGGCAGAAGGCGGCGCCGGCCGGCAGCGCCGCGCGGCAGGAGGCGCAGGTGTCCTGGGCGTTCAGCCGGGTGCCGCAGCTGGGGCAGAAGGCCGAGCCGTGCGTCTCCTGGCCGCACTGCGGGCAGACCAGTTGGCGCGGCGCGGCGGAGTCGAAGGACGCGGCGTCCGACTGCCCGGCGGCGTAGGAGCGTTCGGCGACCGCGTCGTTCAGGCCGCGCCGGCGGGCCGCGACCGCCTCGGCGGCGGTGTCGGGCGCGCAGGTCAGACAGATGCCCTGGCCGGCGTTCCAGCACCGGTTGCACACGTAACCGGTGCAGCGCGGGCAGCGGTTGAAGTGGGTCCGGGCGGTGTCGATCGCACGCCGGAAGGCGGCGTCGCGGGCGTGCCCGTACCCCGCGCCGGCCAGCCCGTCGGCCGCGCTGGACACGCCGCTGCCCGTCCGGCCGAGCAGCCCCCAGGCCGCGTTGACGCCCTTGCCGACCCAACTGGCCATCCGGGCGCCCTGGTACGCCTCGAACGGTGAGCGCCAGGTGTCCTGGCACCGGTGGCAGGAGAACTCGAACTGGAACCCCGCGCCGGTTCCGTGTTCCTCGCACAGATCACGGTAGTTGTTGCTGAAGTAGATCTCCGCGGTCACGCTACGCCTCCCCGAGCGTCCTCCGGCCGGGCCCCCTGCCCGTGACCGGTCCCCACCGGACGGGGACGCCCCGAACGTCCCTTCCGGTTCTGCGGCGCGCGATGGGCGTCACAGGCGGGGAACACTGTCGCACACGCGTGCGCACCGCGCCCACCTCAGCCGTCACATCACGCGTGTCCGTCGCGATCCGCCGCGATCCGCCGTCCGCTGGCGCCGCGCCTCGGCCGACCGGGCGTTTTCGGGCCGCCGAAGGCGGGCGGGGGCGGGCGGCCCGACTCGGCCGCGCGGATCCGGGGTATCCGGAACCGGGGTCCCGGCACCGGGGCCGAAACCGGCAGACAACGAGGAAGGTAGGTGGCCGCCGTGCGCGGAGCCGTCATCCACGCCCCGGGGGACGTACGGGTCGAGGAGCGCGCCGACCCGGAGATCACCGCACCGACGGACGCCGTCATCCGGACGGTGGCGAGCTGCGTGTGCGGCTCGGACCTGTGGGACTACCGCGGCGCCAATCCGTTCACCGGGCCCAAGCCGATGGGTCACGAGTACGTGGGCGTGGTGGAGGAGGTGGGCCGCGACGTGGCGCTGATCAAGCCGGGGCAATTCGTCGTCGGCTCGTTCTACGCCTCCGACAACACCTGCGCGAACTGCCGCAACGGCTACCAGAGCAGCTGCCTGCACCGCGAGCCGCTCGCGGCCTCCGGCTGCCAGTCCGAGTACATCCGGGTGCCGCTGGCCGACGGCACGCTGGTCGCCACGCCGGAACCGCCCGACGAGGCGTTCGTGCCGAGCCTGCTGGCCTGCTCCGACGTGATGGGCACCGGCTGGTACGCGGCGCTCGCCGCCGGGGTGCGGCCCGGGGCGACGGTCGTGGTGGTCGGGGACGGCGCGGTGGGGCTGTGCGCGGTGCTGGCCGCGCGGGAACTGCTCGCGGGTCCGCCTGCGTCGGGCGGGACGGGCGGCGCGGGCGCGACGGGCGCCGCCGCCGGAGCAGGTGCGGCGGGCGGCTCGGGCGGCGGTCCGGGCCGGATCATCGCCATGAGCCGGCACGCCTCGCGGCAGCGGCTCGCCCGGGAGTTCGGCGCCACCGACATCGTCGCCGAGCGCGGCGACGAGGGCGTCGCGCGGGTGAAGGAGATGACCGGCGGGATCGGCGCCGACGCGGTGCTGGAGTGCGTCGGCACCGGGGACTCCATGCGGCAGGCGCTGCGCTCCGCCCGCCCGGGCGGCTCCGTCGGCTTCGTCGGCGTCCCGCACGGGGTGCGGATCGACGGCGCGGAGCTGTTCTCCTCGCACGTCGGCCTCCGCGGCGGGCCCGCGCCGGTGCGCGCCTACCTGCCGGACCTCGTCGAGCGGGTGCTGGCCGGCCGGATCGACCCCGGCCGGGTCTTCGACCTCACGCTGCCGCTGGAGCAGACCGGCGAGGCGTACCGCGCCATGGACCAGCGAGAGGCGGTCAAGGCCCTGCTGCGCCCCTGACGGCGGGTCCACTGCCGCGGGCGGCCCGGGGCGGGCCCCGTGGGCGACCGCGGGCACGCGCGGGTGAGCGGGTCGGTTCAGTGCTGGTGCCGGGCACGGAAGCCGCGGCGGCGGGTGCGGTGCGGGCGGCCGGAGCGCACGGGATCGGCGGCCAGCGTGAAGGTGACCGCGACGCACGCGCCGCCGAGCCCGCCGCGGGTGATCGCCACCGAGCCGCGGGTGGCGGCGGCGGCGCGGCGGGCGATGTCCAGACCGAGCCCGGTGGACGGTCCGGTGGCGTCGGCGCTGCGGCCGCGCGTCACGGCCGCCTCGGGGTCGGCGATGCCCGGCCCGGCGTCCTCCACCACGAGGGTGACCGCCTGCGCGCTGCGGTCCAGCCGGATCGCGAAGGCGGTGCCGGAGGCGGTGTGCCGGAAGACGTTGCCCGCCAACGCGTCGACGACCGCGATCAGTTCGTCCTCGGGCACGGCGACGGTGCTGGTCTCCGGCGTGACGTGCAGCTCGAACGGCCGGTTCTGCTGGCGGGCGAGCACGGCCCAGAAGGCGGCGCGCGCGGCGACCACGTCGGCGGCCACGCAGTGCCCCGAGTCGGCCACGGGACCCGAAGTCGGCGGCGGCGCCGAGGAGTCGGGGACTTCGGACGGCGCAGAAGAGGCGGCGCGCCAGTGCGACGGGCCCGGAGCAGAGGCGGCGGACACGGCGGAGGCGGCGGGGTTCGAGGAGCCGGACGCGTCGTCGGCCGCGGTGGCCCAGGCCGCGCCGGCGGCTCTGCGCGGCGCCGGCGCGGCGGACGTCGCGCCGGCCGGGCGCACGTCGAAGGGCGCGCGGGCGGTCTCGATGATCGCCTGCAACTCGGACTCCAGCGCGTCGATCGCGGCGGTCAGGCGACGCGGATCACCGGGGCCGCCGGGCACGCCCGGCATGTCCGGGGCTCCCGCGGGGCGTGCGGGGCCCGGCACGGCCGGCGCGCCCGCCGGTCCCGCGCTCCGCGCCTCGGTCTGCTCGGCGGCCAGCCGCAGCGCGGTCAGCGGGGTGCGCAGCCGGTGCGAGAGGTCAGCGACGAGTTCGCGCTCGGTGGCGAGCAGGACGACCATGCGCTCGGCCATCGCGTTGAACGCGGTGCCGGCCTCCCGCAGTTCGGGCGGGCCCATCGGTTCCACCCGGGTGCGCAAGTCGCCCGCGCCCAGCGCGTGCGCCGCGCCGGACAGCCGCCGCGAGGAGCGGACCACCCGGGCCGCGAGCCGGTCGGCGACGAACACCGAGCCGAGCACCAGTCCCAGCGCGAGCCCGGCCATCACCCACCAGGACCTGGCGACGCCGCGCGAGAGGTCGGCGGACGGCACGAACTCCTCGACCACCGCGACCCGTCCACCGCCGAGCACGACCGGCTGGAGGTAGACCCAGCCGCCCGGCACGTCGCGGGCCAGCGACTCGCCGGCGCTCTGCGCGCGGCGCAGCAGCGAGGCGGGGGCGTGCGAGGCGCCGAGCAGGGTGCCGCCCGGCAGGTGCACGGCGAGCCGGTCGTCGGGGTCGACGCTGGCCGCGGCCGAGCGCAGGCTCGCGGCGTCGGTGGTGAGCGCGAGCACCGGCGCGAGCGCGGCGGCCCGCTGCTCGGCCGCGGTGACCGCCTGGGTCCGCGCCTCCGACCTGACCAGCAGGGACAGCGGTATGCAGAAGGACAGGGCCACCATGGTGGTGACCGCGAGCGCGATGCCGGCCAGGGTCCTTCTCAACGCGGCGCGACCAGTTTGAAGCCGACGCCGCGCACGGTGTGCAGGTAGCGCGGCCGGGCGGCGCGCTCGCCGAGCTTGCGGCGCAGCGCGGACAGGTGCACGTGCACGGTCTGGTCGTCGACGTAGGGCTCGCGCCACACCTCGGTGAGCAGCTCCTGCTTGGACACCACCGCGCCGGCCCGCTCGCACAGATACGCCAGCAGGTCGAACTCCCGCCGCGTCAGGTCCAGTTCGCGGCCGGCCAGGGCCGCTGTCCTGGCCTGGCGGTCGATGTCCAGCTCGCCGACCCGCAGCGGCGCGGCGTAGCCGCCGGGCGCGCGGGCCGCCGACTCCCCGCGCACCGGCCCGAGTCGGCCGACCGGTCGCGCGGCGCGCGGTGTGCGGTACGGCTCGGGGCCCTGGGTGCGCCGCAGCACCGCGGACAGCCGCGCCTGCAACTGCCCGCCGGAGAACGGCTTGACGAGGTAGTCGTCGGCGCCGGAGTCGAGCAGCCTGATGATCTCGCTCTCGTCGTCGCGGGCGGTCGCCACCAGCACCGGCACCTGGGAGATGCCGCGGATCATCCGCAGCGCGTCGCGTCCGTCGAGGTCGGGCAGTCCGAGGTCCAGCACCACGGCGTCGAACCGGACCTGGGTGACCTCGCGCAGCCCGCCGAAACCGTCCGCGGCGCTGCGCACGACGTGCCCGAACGCGGTCAGCGCCTCCAGCAGCGAGGAGCGGATGACCGGGTCGTCTTCTATCACCAGGACGCTGGCCATGCGGCACACGGTAGCGGATCGACCGGGGCCGCCAGGTACGACCATGATGGTCCCCGTGCCCCGGCTGCTGCGCTACTTCCTGGTCTGGCTGTCCTGCACGGCGATCACGGTGACCGCCGTGTTCCTGACCGTGCGGTTCGTGGTGCACTCCACCGCGCCGCTGCCGCCGACCGCGCACGGCATGCCGACCGCGTACGCCGCGGCACCGACGATCGGCGCCGGCACGATGTCGCCCAGTCCGTCGCCCCGCGCGTCCGCGCGCACCACGCCGCCGCACCGACCGTCGCCGACGCACACCCCGCCCAGCACCGCGCGCCCCACGCCGCCGCGCACGAGTTCCCCGACCCCGCCGCCCGCCGCGCCGGCCGGGCAGGGCTACGACTGCTCGGGCGGCGCGGGCGCGCACTCGGTGCAGGCCACCGGCGGCCAGGTGACCGTACGGTGGGGCGACCAGGCGGTGTGCCTGGTCTCGGCGGTGCCGGCGCAGGGGTTCACCACTAGGACCCGGCAGGACTCGGCGCGTTCGCTCGTCGTGACGTTCTCCGGCGCCCACCACCGGTCGCAGATCACGGCGACGCTCGATCCGCAGGCGAAGGCGGTGACCACGGAGGCGTCCTGGTGAGGCGCGGCCGGATCGCCCCGGCCGGCGGCGCGAGGACCCGGCGCCGGTGACGCGGGGTGACGGTGTGATCAGCCGTCAGGAGCCGAACCGTAGCGGCGGATAAGGCGCTTCTCAGCGGAGTCTTCAGCCGGCGGCTCGGGCGTACGGGCCGGGCCGGCCGCGCCCTACGGTGGTGACCGTCCGAACGGCCGTCCGGTTACTGTCCCCGGCGTGCCACCCCCCACCGTGCGCCGTCCGCGGCCGTTCGGGCGCACGGGTCCGCGTGGTCTCCCCCGCGGCCCCGTGCCGTTTCCGGACGTCCCAGGCGCCCCCAGGAGAGAACTCGATGAGCTCGCACCGCAGTGTCCCGCCGCCGCGCAGCCACCGCGCACCGCGCAAGCCCCGGGTGCGGATAGCCGTCACCGGC from Actinacidiphila sp. DG2A-62 includes:
- a CDS encoding zinc ribbon domain-containing protein gives rise to the protein MTAEIYFSNNYRDLCEEHGTGAGFQFEFSCHRCQDTWRSPFEAYQGARMASWVGKGVNAAWGLLGRTGSGVSSAADGLAGAGYGHARDAAFRRAIDTARTHFNRCPRCTGYVCNRCWNAGQGICLTCAPDTAAEAVAARRRGLNDAVAERSYAAGQSDAASFDSAAPRQLVCPQCGQETHGSAFCPSCGTRLNAQDTCASCRAALPAGAAFCPDCGTRR
- a CDS encoding zinc-dependent alcohol dehydrogenase family protein, whose translation is MRGAVIHAPGDVRVEERADPEITAPTDAVIRTVASCVCGSDLWDYRGANPFTGPKPMGHEYVGVVEEVGRDVALIKPGQFVVGSFYASDNTCANCRNGYQSSCLHREPLAASGCQSEYIRVPLADGTLVATPEPPDEAFVPSLLACSDVMGTGWYAALAAGVRPGATVVVVGDGAVGLCAVLAARELLAGPPASGGTGGAGATGAAAGAGAAGGSGGGPGRIIAMSRHASRQRLAREFGATDIVAERGDEGVARVKEMTGGIGADAVLECVGTGDSMRQALRSARPGGSVGFVGVPHGVRIDGAELFSSHVGLRGGPAPVRAYLPDLVERVLAGRIDPGRVFDLTLPLEQTGEAYRAMDQREAVKALLRP
- a CDS encoding HAMP domain-containing sensor histidine kinase, translating into MRRTLAGIALAVTTMVALSFCIPLSLLVRSEARTQAVTAAEQRAAALAPVLALTTDAASLRSAAASVDPDDRLAVHLPGGTLLGASHAPASLLRRAQSAGESLARDVPGGWVYLQPVVLGGGRVAVVEEFVPSADLSRGVARSWWVMAGLALGLVLGSVFVADRLAARVVRSSRRLSGAAHALGAGDLRTRVEPMGPPELREAGTAFNAMAERMVVLLATERELVADLSHRLRTPLTALRLAAEQTEARSAGPAGAPAVPGPARPAGAPDMPGVPGGPGDPRRLTAAIDALESELQAIIETARAPFDVRPAGATSAAPAPRRAAGAAWATAADDASGSSNPAASAVSAASAPGPSHWRAASSAPSEVPDSSAPPPTSGPVADSGHCVAADVVAARAAFWAVLARQQNRPFELHVTPETSTVAVPEDELIAVVDALAGNVFRHTASGTAFAIRLDRSAQAVTLVVEDAGPGIADPEAAVTRGRSADATGPSTGLGLDIARRAAAATRGSVAITRGGLGGACVAVTFTLAADPVRSGRPHRTRRRGFRARHQH
- a CDS encoding response regulator transcription factor — its product is MASVLVIEDDPVIRSSLLEALTAFGHVVRSAADGFGGLREVTQVRFDAVVLDLGLPDLDGRDALRMIRGISQVPVLVATARDDESEIIRLLDSGADDYLVKPFSGGQLQARLSAVLRRTQGPEPYRTPRAARPVGRLGPVRGESAARAPGGYAAPLRVGELDIDRQARTAALAGRELDLTRREFDLLAYLCERAGAVVSKQELLTEVWREPYVDDQTVHVHLSALRRKLGERAARPRYLHTVRGVGFKLVAPR